A section of the Microbacterium sp. MM2322 genome encodes:
- the modA gene encoding molybdate ABC transporter substrate-binding protein, which produces MRRWLLRPVALGALALLLTGCAASVRSDDGVSGSLTVYAAASLKTSFDEVAEAFTAQHPGIEISPVYDGSSTLATQIEAGAPADVFASADEATMAKVSTFVRSPEVFASNTLVIVVPAGNPKKVATLADLSRVVTVLCAPEVPCGAASAKLLAAADVTVDAASLEQNVTAVLTKVAAGEADAGLVYATDVVGRDDVASIVPDGSDKVVNEYPIAALKDAANPQAAKAFVDFVLSDAGQKILHDRGFGAP; this is translated from the coding sequence GTGCGTCGCTGGCTGCTCCGCCCCGTGGCGCTCGGCGCGCTCGCGCTGTTGCTGACGGGATGCGCCGCGTCGGTGCGCTCGGATGATGGGGTCTCGGGATCGCTCACCGTCTACGCCGCCGCGTCGCTGAAGACCTCGTTCGACGAGGTGGCCGAGGCGTTCACGGCGCAGCATCCCGGCATCGAGATCAGTCCCGTCTATGACGGCTCGTCGACGCTCGCGACGCAGATCGAGGCGGGAGCGCCGGCGGATGTGTTCGCGTCGGCCGATGAGGCGACCATGGCGAAGGTGTCGACGTTCGTCCGCAGTCCCGAGGTGTTCGCCTCGAACACGCTCGTGATCGTCGTCCCCGCGGGCAACCCGAAGAAGGTCGCGACGCTCGCCGACCTGTCGCGCGTCGTGACGGTGCTGTGTGCGCCCGAGGTGCCGTGCGGCGCGGCATCCGCGAAGCTGCTCGCCGCCGCCGACGTCACGGTCGACGCCGCCAGCCTGGAGCAGAACGTGACGGCCGTGCTCACGAAGGTGGCGGCGGGCGAGGCGGATGCGGGTCTTGTCTACGCGACCGATGTGGTCGGCCGCGACGACGTCGCCTCGATCGTTCCCGACGGCAGTGACAAGGTCGTCAACGAGTATCCGATCGCCGCGCTGAAGGATGCCGCGAATCCGCAGGCGGCGAAGGCGTTCGTCGACTTCGTGCTGTCGGACGCCGGGCAGAAGATCCTCCACGACCGCGGCTTCGGAGCGCCGTGA
- a CDS encoding fasciclin domain-containing protein has product MLSTKKKMTAALSLTLAGAFALAGCSSSAAPEGGNMSEGGTQSQAPMESASPEASSPSMDPAANLVGPGCADYASAVPDGDGSVAGMAKDPVAVAASNNPLLKTLTAAVSGQLNKDVNLVDTLNGDQFTVFAPVDEAFAKIPAATIDGLKTDSKTLTKILTYHVVPGQIAPDEIDGTHKTVEGQDLKVTGSGDELMVNDAKVICGGVQTANATVYLIDSVLMPPM; this is encoded by the coding sequence ATGCTCAGCACGAAGAAGAAGATGACCGCAGCACTCTCTCTGACTCTGGCCGGAGCTTTCGCTCTCGCCGGTTGCTCGTCGAGCGCTGCACCCGAGGGTGGCAACATGAGCGAGGGCGGCACGCAGTCCCAGGCTCCCATGGAGTCCGCATCGCCCGAAGCCTCGTCGCCCTCGATGGACCCCGCTGCCAACCTCGTCGGCCCCGGCTGCGCTGACTACGCCTCCGCTGTTCCGGACGGCGACGGCTCGGTTGCCGGCATGGCCAAGGACCCGGTGGCGGTCGCGGCATCCAACAACCCGCTGCTCAAGACGCTCACCGCTGCTGTCAGCGGCCAGCTGAACAAGGACGTCAACCTGGTCGACACGCTCAACGGCGACCAGTTCACCGTCTTCGCCCCCGTTGACGAGGCGTTCGCCAAGATCCCCGCCGCCACGATCGACGGTCTGAAGACCGACTCGAAGACGCTGACGAAGATCCTCACGTACCACGTGGTCCCCGGCCAGATCGCGCCTGACGAGATCGACGGCACCCACAAGACCGTCGAGGGCCAGGACCTCAAGGTCACCGGCTCGGGCGACGAGCTCATGGTCAACGACGCCAAGGTCATCTGCGGTGGCGTCCAGACCGCGAACGCGACCGTGTACCTCATCGACTCGGTGCTGATGCCCCCGATGTAA
- a CDS encoding ABC transporter ATP-binding protein, with translation MSGLQAHVVVDRSRFRVDVMIDAAAGETVAVMGPSGAGKSTLLSALAGLVSLDGGEITVAGRTVERVTAPRVSTAPMHRGVVLLGQDPRLFPHLSARENVAFGPRAAGTPAARARADADEWLERVGLGGLGARMPRELSGGEQQRVAIARALSASPRVVLLDEPLVALDPVTASSIRGMLRDQLAGMTTVAVTHDAGDAVALAERLFVIDAGAVVQTGPVREVLRAPASAFVASIADMNRMPGVAARGGWTDSDGHLLTSSDVASTALATADGTALAAVFRPSDARVVAGEGANTWKATVLRVEPTLSGSRIYTSAGAVDVGDTRDAWSSGDTVWLHVDLSRVRFVPLP, from the coding sequence ATGAGCGGCCTGCAGGCGCACGTCGTCGTCGACCGGTCCCGCTTCCGCGTGGATGTCATGATCGACGCCGCGGCGGGGGAGACGGTCGCGGTGATGGGTCCGAGCGGCGCCGGCAAGTCGACGCTGCTGTCGGCGCTCGCCGGCCTGGTGTCGCTCGACGGCGGGGAGATCACCGTCGCGGGCCGCACGGTCGAGCGCGTGACCGCACCTCGGGTGAGCACGGCGCCGATGCATCGCGGAGTGGTGCTCCTCGGGCAGGATCCGCGCCTGTTCCCCCACCTCAGCGCACGGGAGAACGTCGCGTTCGGCCCCCGTGCCGCGGGAACGCCTGCGGCACGGGCGCGCGCCGACGCCGATGAGTGGCTCGAACGCGTCGGCCTGGGTGGCCTCGGAGCCCGCATGCCCCGCGAGCTGTCGGGTGGCGAGCAGCAGCGGGTCGCGATCGCGCGGGCGCTGTCGGCGTCGCCTCGGGTGGTGCTGCTCGATGAGCCCCTCGTCGCGCTCGATCCGGTCACGGCCTCGTCGATCCGCGGGATGCTGCGCGATCAGCTCGCCGGCATGACGACGGTCGCCGTGACGCACGACGCCGGCGACGCGGTCGCGTTGGCCGAGCGACTGTTCGTGATCGACGCGGGAGCTGTGGTGCAGACCGGTCCCGTGCGCGAGGTCTTGCGGGCACCGGCATCCGCCTTCGTCGCCTCGATCGCCGACATGAATCGGATGCCCGGAGTCGCTGCGCGAGGAGGGTGGACGGACTCGGACGGCCACCTGCTGACAAGCTCGGATGTCGCTTCGACCGCGCTTGCCACCGCGGACGGGACGGCGCTCGCCGCCGTGTTCCGCCCGAGTGATGCGAGGGTCGTGGCGGGGGAAGGCGCGAACACCTGGAAGGCGACCGTTCTGCGCGTCGAGCCGACGCTGTCGGGCTCGCGGATCTACACGTCCGCGGGCGCGGTGGATGTCGGCGACACGCGCGACGCTTGGTCATCCGGCGACACGGTGTGGCTGCACGTCGACCTGTCGCGCGTGCGGTTCGTGCCGCTGCCGTGA
- a CDS encoding TOBE domain-containing protein, giving the protein MTTYRVARAARLLGVSDDSVRRWIDQGLLPVTDAVPAEIPGEALAAFAVSMANEPGDGYEHRSSARNSFVGIVTRVQVDGVMAQVDIQSGPHRVVSLLSAEAVRELQLEVGTLARASVKATNVVVEIAGE; this is encoded by the coding sequence ATGACGACGTACCGTGTGGCTCGCGCCGCTCGACTGCTGGGCGTGAGCGACGATTCCGTCCGGCGATGGATCGACCAGGGGCTGCTCCCGGTGACGGATGCCGTCCCTGCTGAGATCCCCGGCGAGGCTCTCGCGGCTTTCGCGGTGTCGATGGCGAACGAGCCCGGCGACGGATACGAGCACCGCTCCAGCGCGCGCAACAGCTTCGTGGGGATCGTGACGCGCGTGCAGGTCGACGGCGTCATGGCGCAGGTCGACATCCAGTCCGGTCCGCACCGCGTCGTGTCGCTCCTTTCCGCCGAGGCGGTGCGTGAACTGCAGCTCGAGGTCGGCACACTGGCACGGGCATCGGTGAAAGCCACGAACGTCGTCGTCGAGATCGCGGGGGAGTGA
- a CDS encoding DUF559 domain-containing protein — MCELRHPIVRLRQLLDDGWSQRRVQRALRSGELIHMRIGVYAWPEACDEARTAARHGGAMACVTAARHLGLWVMDDDRAPHVWMRPGRRSHDDACACTEHWDAPGPGEHRRDPSVARVLRQILTCYGGEAFFVALESARRRDLLDGDGMRWLSQHANAAGREALALSRDDADSGLESLLRWRLRSLGLRVQTQVRIVGVGVVDALIGDRLIIEVDGRENHDGPSLRHKDLVRDAGAAMWGYRTLRFDYAMIMHDWDLVEGAILGALASL, encoded by the coding sequence ATGTGCGAGCTGCGGCATCCCATCGTCCGTCTGCGACAGCTGCTCGATGATGGGTGGTCGCAGCGACGGGTGCAGCGGGCGCTGCGGTCCGGGGAGCTGATCCACATGCGGATCGGGGTCTACGCGTGGCCCGAGGCGTGCGACGAGGCGCGGACGGCCGCCCGGCACGGTGGAGCGATGGCGTGCGTGACGGCCGCACGCCACCTCGGCCTGTGGGTGATGGACGACGATCGGGCGCCGCACGTCTGGATGCGGCCGGGACGCCGTTCGCACGACGACGCCTGCGCCTGCACGGAACACTGGGACGCCCCCGGTCCGGGTGAGCACCGCCGCGACCCTTCGGTGGCCCGGGTCCTCCGCCAGATCCTCACCTGCTACGGCGGGGAGGCGTTCTTCGTCGCGCTGGAGTCCGCGCGACGGCGGGACCTGCTGGACGGCGACGGGATGCGGTGGCTCAGCCAGCACGCGAACGCCGCGGGGCGCGAGGCGCTCGCCCTCAGCCGCGACGATGCCGACAGCGGACTCGAGTCCCTGCTGCGATGGCGGCTGCGGAGCCTCGGGCTGCGTGTGCAGACGCAGGTGCGGATCGTCGGAGTCGGCGTCGTGGACGCGCTGATCGGCGACCGGTTGATCATCGAGGTCGACGGACGCGAGAATCACGACGGACCGTCACTGCGGCACAAGGACCTCGTGCGCGACGCCGGGGCCGCGATGTGGGGCTACCGAACCCTTCGCTTCGACTACGCGATGATCATGCACGACTGGGACCTCGTCGAGGGGGCGATCCTCGGGGCGCTCGCGTCGCTGTGA
- the modB gene encoding molybdate ABC transporter permease subunit, whose translation MSGVADRGYVPRALAFPALLGLCFLILPLVALIARVEWATFVADVTSPAALAALGLSFGTGIAATAICVVIGVPLALLIARSGPRLAAVLRAAVTVPLVLPPMVGGIALLYLFGRAGWLGGLGLSFTTPAVVLAQTFVALPFLVLAVEGAVRSTGVDFERTAAALGAGRWTILRRITLPLAAPGIVAGTVLCFARAIGEFGATALFAGNRPGVTQTMPLAIYTAFNGAGVAQGTAVALALLLLAAAVIVLMLVRGWRPGAVR comes from the coding sequence GTGAGTGGGGTGGCTGATCGCGGGTACGTTCCCCGGGCCCTGGCGTTCCCCGCGCTCCTCGGGCTGTGCTTCCTGATCCTTCCCCTCGTCGCCCTGATCGCCCGTGTGGAGTGGGCCACGTTCGTCGCCGACGTCACGTCGCCGGCGGCGCTGGCCGCCCTCGGTCTCTCCTTCGGTACGGGAATCGCCGCGACGGCGATCTGCGTCGTCATCGGTGTGCCGCTGGCCCTGTTGATCGCCCGGTCGGGTCCCCGGCTTGCCGCCGTGCTGCGTGCCGCGGTGACGGTGCCGCTCGTGCTGCCCCCGATGGTCGGCGGCATCGCGCTGCTGTACCTGTTCGGCCGCGCCGGGTGGCTCGGAGGACTCGGGCTGTCGTTCACGACGCCGGCGGTCGTGCTCGCGCAGACGTTCGTGGCACTGCCGTTCCTCGTGCTGGCCGTCGAGGGCGCGGTGCGGTCGACGGGAGTGGACTTCGAGCGCACGGCGGCGGCGCTGGGAGCCGGCCGCTGGACGATCCTCCGGCGCATCACGCTCCCTCTGGCAGCGCCCGGGATCGTCGCGGGAACCGTGCTGTGCTTCGCACGGGCGATCGGCGAGTTCGGCGCGACGGCCCTCTTCGCCGGCAACCGTCCCGGCGTCACGCAGACGATGCCCCTCGCCATCTACACGGCGTTCAACGGTGCCGGGGTGGCGCAGGGGACCGCGGTCGCCCTCGCGCTGCTGCTGCTTGCGGCCGCCGTCATCGTCCTGATGCTCGTGCGCGGCTGGCGACCCGGAGCGGTGCGATGA
- a CDS encoding HesA/MoeB/ThiF family protein encodes MRPLVDPVSELDPDERKRTARHTVLKGIGDEGQRRLAATRVAVVGAGGIGSPAILALAAAGVGAITVIDDDIVELHNLQRQIAHRIEDIGVHKTESAVRAVAALSPVTVVRPVTARLDEANAQEFFADADVVIDTSDSFATRRAVAAATEALGIPLVWGAVREWYAQVTVFWSNPTDADPVVLNDLFAVGTEGDPPTCAQVGVLGALCVQVGGLLSTEVVKLAIGVGEPLLGRLLVLDSLSGRQREIPLRSAATAAASA; translated from the coding sequence ATGCGCCCCCTGGTCGATCCCGTGTCCGAGTTGGATCCCGACGAGCGCAAGCGAACCGCGCGCCACACAGTACTCAAAGGCATCGGCGACGAAGGACAGCGCCGGCTCGCTGCCACGCGCGTCGCCGTCGTCGGGGCCGGCGGGATCGGCTCGCCGGCGATCCTCGCCCTCGCCGCCGCGGGCGTCGGCGCGATCACGGTGATCGACGACGACATCGTCGAGCTCCACAACCTGCAGCGCCAGATCGCGCACCGCATCGAAGACATCGGCGTCCATAAGACCGAGAGCGCGGTGCGCGCGGTCGCGGCCCTGTCTCCCGTCACCGTCGTCAGGCCCGTGACCGCCCGGCTCGACGAGGCGAACGCGCAGGAGTTCTTCGCCGACGCCGACGTCGTCATCGACACGAGCGACTCGTTCGCGACACGTCGAGCCGTCGCCGCCGCCACAGAAGCGCTCGGCATCCCTCTCGTCTGGGGAGCCGTGCGCGAGTGGTACGCGCAGGTCACCGTCTTCTGGTCGAACCCGACCGACGCCGACCCCGTCGTCCTCAATGACCTCTTCGCCGTCGGCACCGAGGGCGACCCGCCCACGTGCGCGCAGGTCGGCGTGCTCGGCGCGCTGTGCGTGCAGGTCGGCGGGCTCCTGTCGACTGAGGTCGTCAAGCTCGCGATCGGTGTCGGCGAACCGCTGCTCGGACGTCTCCTCGTGCTCGACTCGCTGTCGGGCCGCCAGCGCGAGATCCCCCTTCGGTCGGCCGCGACGGCAGCGGCATCCGCATGA
- the moaA gene encoding GTP 3',8-cyclase MoaA, whose translation MTAIPITLGRSPQIPSHSGAAPDPAAGLVDTHGRVHRDLRISLTDRCSLRCTYCMPEQGNEWLARTSILTTDEIVEIAEVAASLGIRTFRLTGGEPLLRTDIVDVVRRVAAISGPDGPVEVAMTTNGIRLAEVLPDLIEAGLTRLNISIDTIDRERFAALTRRDRLDDVLEGIAAAAASDLKPLKLNAVAMRGVNDDQLADLVAFAMEVGAQLRFIEQMPLDSGHTWDRSSMVTREEILEALSERWSLEPVPGRGGAPAEKWRIDGGPHEVGVIASVTAPFCGACDRLRLTADGQFRNCLFSLTEYDVTTAVRGMPVGAAPGDRRRVIAEILHACVLGKLPGHAINDPSFLQPARGMNAIGG comes from the coding sequence ATGACGGCCATCCCGATCACGCTCGGTCGGTCGCCCCAGATTCCGTCTCACTCCGGCGCGGCTCCCGACCCGGCCGCCGGCCTCGTCGACACCCACGGACGCGTTCACCGCGACCTGCGGATCTCGCTCACCGACCGCTGCTCCCTGCGCTGCACGTACTGCATGCCCGAGCAGGGCAACGAGTGGTTGGCGCGCACGAGCATCCTGACGACCGACGAGATCGTCGAGATCGCTGAGGTCGCGGCGAGCCTCGGCATCCGCACATTCCGGCTCACCGGTGGCGAGCCGCTGCTCCGCACCGACATCGTCGACGTGGTGCGCCGCGTCGCCGCGATCTCGGGCCCCGACGGGCCGGTCGAGGTCGCGATGACGACCAACGGCATCCGTCTCGCCGAGGTGCTGCCCGATCTGATCGAGGCGGGTCTGACGCGACTCAACATCAGCATCGACACGATCGATCGCGAGCGGTTCGCCGCGCTCACCCGTCGTGATCGGCTCGACGACGTGCTCGAGGGGATCGCGGCAGCCGCGGCATCCGATCTGAAGCCCTTGAAGCTGAACGCCGTGGCGATGCGGGGCGTGAACGACGACCAGCTTGCCGACCTCGTCGCCTTCGCGATGGAGGTGGGCGCGCAGTTGCGGTTCATCGAGCAGATGCCGCTGGATTCCGGGCACACGTGGGATCGGAGCTCGATGGTGACGCGCGAGGAGATCCTCGAGGCGCTGTCGGAGCGCTGGTCGCTCGAGCCGGTTCCCGGCCGTGGCGGGGCGCCCGCCGAGAAGTGGCGCATTGACGGCGGCCCGCACGAGGTCGGCGTGATCGCGTCGGTGACCGCGCCCTTCTGCGGAGCGTGCGACCGCCTGCGCCTGACGGCGGACGGTCAGTTCCGCAACTGCCTCTTCTCGCTGACCGAGTACGACGTGACGACCGCGGTACGGGGGATGCCGGTGGGCGCCGCGCCGGGAGATCGTCGGAGAGTCATCGCCGAGATTTTGCACGCGTGTGTGCTGGGGAAGCTGCCCGGCCATGCGATCAACGACCCGTCGTTCCTGCAGCCCGCACGGGGCATGAACGCCATCGGGGGCTGA
- a CDS encoding aminodeoxychorismate lyase yields MAWLFALMIDPAASDDVRTDFADTFAEIDPSAPALTVGELSTQRGDGIFESIGVVDGHAQEVEPHLARLAHSAEICELPAPNLAQWREAIRRAQAASGQGEAVIKLILSRGVEHGPTPTAWVTVAPAADFTKPRTEGIAVAVLDRGYSIDLPGRAPWLLLGAKTLSYAVNMAAIREAKRRGADDAVFVSSDGFVLEAPTASLIIRRGDTFVTPAPNGGILHGTTQLSLFDHLAEQGFETAYETLPISALHDADAAWLVSSVRLAAPITAVDERPLPLDAELTASFTRYLLSPRD; encoded by the coding sequence ATGGCCTGGCTCTTCGCGCTGATGATCGACCCCGCGGCATCCGACGATGTCCGCACCGATTTCGCCGACACGTTCGCCGAGATCGATCCGTCCGCTCCGGCACTCACCGTCGGGGAGCTCAGCACCCAGCGCGGGGATGGGATCTTCGAGTCGATCGGCGTCGTCGACGGCCACGCTCAGGAGGTCGAGCCGCACCTCGCCCGTCTCGCCCACTCGGCCGAGATCTGCGAGCTGCCAGCCCCGAACCTCGCGCAGTGGCGCGAGGCGATCCGTCGCGCGCAGGCCGCCTCGGGGCAGGGGGAGGCCGTCATCAAGCTGATCCTGAGCCGCGGCGTCGAGCACGGACCGACCCCGACCGCGTGGGTCACGGTCGCGCCGGCGGCGGACTTCACGAAGCCCCGCACCGAGGGAATCGCCGTCGCCGTCCTCGATCGCGGTTACAGCATCGACCTGCCGGGGCGTGCGCCGTGGCTCCTGCTGGGAGCCAAGACGCTCTCGTACGCGGTCAACATGGCCGCGATCCGTGAGGCGAAGCGCCGCGGCGCCGACGATGCGGTCTTCGTCAGCTCGGACGGGTTCGTCCTCGAGGCGCCGACCGCGTCGCTCATCATCCGGCGCGGAGACACGTTCGTCACCCCGGCGCCGAACGGCGGCATCCTTCACGGCACGACGCAGCTGAGCCTGTTCGACCACCTCGCCGAGCAGGGCTTCGAGACCGCCTACGAGACTCTGCCCATCTCGGCCCTGCACGACGCGGATGCCGCCTGGCTCGTCTCCAGCGTCCGCCTCGCCGCCCCGATCACCGCCGTCGACGAGCGCCCCCTCCCGCTCGACGCGGAGCTCACGGCATCCTTCACCCGGTACCTGCTCAGCCCGCGCGACTGA
- a CDS encoding DNA-directed RNA polymerase subunit beta: MSDASRDFHKPVRRSPDSFDRNFAADDPAEASRVAHATASALLSRVREHPHDEVIDRLVTFTDAHGIATIAELWAQSPARSLPGALWRLYLLQLMIHDDATTAALLYERGRTRLSSADVVIAGAPAPASPDELVSLIDLILRGVFAGDFALALERAAAFSRVVSAGATDLADDYDMSEPTRASQFTTRALRLDTYAGDLVAAAALWRRDGLT, encoded by the coding sequence ATGTCCGACGCGTCCCGCGACTTCCACAAGCCGGTCCGTCGCTCACCCGATTCGTTCGACCGCAACTTCGCCGCCGACGATCCCGCCGAAGCCAGCCGCGTCGCTCACGCCACGGCATCCGCTCTGCTCTCCCGGGTGCGCGAGCACCCGCATGACGAGGTCATCGACCGGCTCGTGACCTTCACCGACGCGCACGGCATCGCGACGATCGCGGAGCTCTGGGCGCAGTCGCCCGCGCGGTCGCTCCCCGGTGCACTGTGGCGGTTGTACCTGCTGCAGCTGATGATCCACGACGATGCGACGACCGCGGCCCTGCTCTACGAGCGGGGACGCACTCGGCTGTCGTCGGCGGATGTCGTCATCGCGGGCGCTCCCGCTCCGGCGAGCCCCGATGAGCTCGTCTCGCTCATCGACCTGATTCTTCGCGGCGTGTTCGCGGGGGACTTCGCGCTGGCCCTCGAGCGTGCGGCGGCGTTCTCGCGCGTCGTGTCGGCCGGGGCGACCGACCTGGCCGACGACTACGACATGAGCGAGCCGACGCGAGCCTCGCAGTTCACGACGCGGGCGCTGCGCCTCGACACGTATGCGGGCGACCTCGTGGCGGCAGCGGCGCTGTGGCGACGCGACGGTCTGACCTGA
- a CDS encoding anti-sigma factor, with protein MNENEFAELSAGHALDALSVEDEQAYQQALAAHPEWEELVDADAQVAGFLAEGTGEEAPPVEVRARLLAQISAMPQRMPDPADAAPESTPEPELAVAGPPTEAVQAVQRRNWTRGLFALVASAALLVGIGWGVGSLVEQARTPISVQALEQIQSAPDAQTVTGQFTDGGEAVLHWSQELGKVVLTTDEAPTLAADRTYELWLIRGDKPIPAGTFDDSGDVTALVDGTFEPGDVVAVTVEQAGGSPNGQPTTKPIIAIPTA; from the coding sequence GTGAACGAGAACGAGTTCGCCGAACTCTCGGCAGGACACGCCCTTGATGCGTTGTCCGTCGAGGACGAACAGGCCTACCAGCAGGCGCTCGCCGCTCACCCCGAATGGGAAGAGCTCGTCGACGCCGACGCGCAGGTCGCCGGGTTCCTAGCCGAAGGCACGGGAGAAGAAGCGCCGCCCGTCGAGGTGCGCGCACGACTCCTCGCCCAGATCAGTGCCATGCCGCAGCGGATGCCGGACCCCGCCGACGCTGCTCCCGAATCCACCCCTGAGCCCGAGCTCGCTGTGGCCGGTCCGCCGACCGAAGCCGTTCAGGCGGTGCAGCGACGCAACTGGACCCGCGGCCTGTTCGCCCTCGTTGCGTCTGCCGCCCTCCTGGTCGGCATCGGATGGGGCGTCGGCTCGCTCGTCGAGCAGGCGCGCACGCCTATCTCTGTGCAGGCTCTCGAGCAGATCCAGTCTGCTCCTGACGCTCAGACAGTGACCGGCCAGTTCACCGACGGAGGAGAGGCGGTCCTGCACTGGTCGCAGGAGCTCGGAAAGGTCGTCCTGACGACCGACGAGGCTCCCACGCTCGCCGCCGACCGCACGTACGAACTGTGGCTCATCCGAGGCGACAAGCCCATCCCGGCTGGCACGTTCGACGATTCCGGTGACGTCACCGCCCTCGTCGACGGCACCTTCGAGCCCGGCGATGTCGTCGCGGTCACGGTGGAGCAGGCGGGCGGTTCTCCCAACGGCCAACCGACCACCAAGCCGATCATCGCGATCCCCACGGCCTGA
- the sigK gene encoding ECF RNA polymerase sigma factor SigK, whose product MVIDGVEVPEDGQTADHAGELLLRIADGDQAAFAELYDMLSSRVFGLIRRVLVDPSQSEEVLQEVFLEIWQSASGFAPKKGQGRSWILTMAHRRAVDRVRASQSSADRDVRVGVRDAYTQQEGIAEQVELKIEGRRVVRALRTLPDPQREALTLAYFGGYSQSEIAALLGAPLGTIKTRMRDGLNRLRQEMGVTL is encoded by the coding sequence ATGGTTATCGACGGTGTAGAAGTCCCCGAGGACGGGCAGACGGCAGATCATGCCGGCGAGCTCCTCCTCCGCATCGCCGACGGCGATCAGGCGGCCTTCGCAGAGCTCTACGACATGTTGTCCTCCCGCGTGTTCGGGCTGATCAGACGGGTCCTCGTCGACCCCTCTCAGAGCGAAGAGGTGTTGCAGGAGGTCTTCTTGGAGATCTGGCAATCCGCTTCGGGCTTCGCTCCGAAGAAGGGGCAAGGAAGAAGTTGGATCCTGACGATGGCTCATCGTCGGGCTGTCGACCGGGTTCGCGCCTCGCAGTCCAGCGCAGACCGGGACGTGCGTGTCGGAGTTCGCGATGCGTATACACAACAAGAAGGCATCGCAGAGCAGGTCGAGCTGAAGATCGAAGGACGTCGCGTCGTGCGGGCGCTTCGGACTCTCCCCGACCCGCAGCGTGAAGCACTCACCCTCGCGTATTTCGGGGGGTATAGCCAAAGTGAGATCGCGGCGCTCCTCGGAGCTCCGCTCGGAACGATCAAGACACGCATGCGTGACGGATTGAACCGCCTACGACAGGAGATGGGGGTGACACTGTGA
- a CDS encoding 1-acyl-sn-glycerol-3-phosphate acyltransferase, giving the protein MLRLVARVYWTFSRWTLATEPAPTRPTVVLGAPHTSNWDFVLMLAIAWRLKMRFRWLGKESLFRGWRGPLMRSIGGIPVDRANPAGVVDALVRRIRDGEVFGLVVTPEGTRGSVGNWKSGFYRIARETGLDVTLGYVDRTTMTTGLGPTLTLTGDVGKDMDAIRAFYADKSGLRPALRVEPRLREEGDPRPARFDRG; this is encoded by the coding sequence ATGCTCCGCCTCGTCGCCCGGGTCTATTGGACGTTCAGCAGATGGACGCTCGCAACCGAGCCCGCGCCGACCCGCCCCACCGTCGTCCTCGGGGCGCCGCACACCTCGAACTGGGACTTCGTGCTCATGCTGGCGATCGCGTGGCGCCTGAAGATGCGCTTCCGTTGGCTGGGCAAGGAGAGTCTCTTTCGCGGCTGGCGGGGCCCGCTGATGCGCTCGATCGGCGGCATCCCGGTCGATAGAGCGAACCCCGCCGGGGTGGTCGACGCCCTCGTCCGCCGCATCCGCGACGGCGAGGTCTTCGGCCTCGTGGTGACGCCGGAAGGCACGCGCGGCAGCGTGGGGAACTGGAAGTCGGGCTTTTATCGCATCGCTCGCGAGACCGGCCTTGATGTCACGCTCGGGTACGTGGATCGCACCACCATGACGACCGGGCTGGGACCGACGCTCACGCTCACCGGCGACGTCGGCAAGGACATGGATGCCATCCGAGCGTTCTACGCCGACAAGTCGGGACTGCGTCCCGCGCTACGCGTCGAGCCTCGCTTGCGCGAAGAGGGCGATCCTCGGCCGGCAAGGTTCGACCGCGGATGA